The following proteins are encoded in a genomic region of Gimesia algae:
- a CDS encoding 1-deoxy-D-xylulose-5-phosphate synthase, translated as MKQDKPHDQLPREFRSSQSRIMYVEDKSDGLEGEARIGRVYFSKSGKTLYYRGRRFQSLKGTGFKANYRDVESDAEFWISGPRKDQNDRLYGGFRNVIIDEDVKADYLTYISGK; from the coding sequence ATGAAACAAGACAAGCCGCATGACCAGCTTCCCAGAGAATTCCGCTCCAGCCAGTCTCGAATCATGTATGTCGAAGACAAATCTGATGGTCTTGAGGGCGAGGCCCGAATTGGTCGCGTCTACTTTTCCAAATCGGGAAAGACACTCTATTACAGAGGGCGTCGCTTCCAGAGCCTGAAGGGTACAGGATTCAAGGCAAATTACCGTGATGTCGAAAGTGATGCGGAGTTCTGGATCTCTGGTCCACGCAAGGACCAGAACGATCGCCTTTACGGCGGCTTTCGCAACGTTATCATCGACGAGGACGTTAAGGCCGATTACCTGACTTACATCTCGGGTAAATAA
- a CDS encoding choice-of-anchor I family protein has product MTHLSPQSGAKPRPCRLPVFAAIILGVFNFMISGCSDTAGKDVAVNNIKPNSGGAGQIAEPIPEPPAASNTVGLEFLGRYQHGAGKKSAAEICAFDTDSKRLFVVDGERVAIDILDINNPSEPQLFKSVDLAEFGSKPNSITAKGGVIAAALSSDPKQEPGLVVFLSPAGDVLKTVHVGPEPDMITISPDGHWLITANEGEATKDYTRNPEGSVSLIDLTDGVAAVTDASVVHIDFTAYNDKSKLPSGVRVFGKNATPAQDFEPEYIAVSPDSKTAWVSLQEANAFAIIDLETSKLVELVPLGFKDHSLPENAFDASNKDKKIQLRTWPVKGMYQPDAIYSFEVDGTAYVITADEGDHRDFDGFSEKARVGDLKLDPKKFPNAKELQSNKALGRLMVTSSNGDADGDGLYEELYSFGGRSFSVRSADGQLVYNNGNEFERIIANRFPKSFNADHESNDLDDRSDNKGPEPEGLVVGMLEGRPVAFIGMERHSGIMIYDLANPKQPVFCDYVITRDFDKSTKKPEAGDLGPEGLTFIPADVSPTGKPLLAVSYEISGTTALFEVVCHTTTEKQGQSLE; this is encoded by the coding sequence ATGACTCACCTCTCACCACAGTCTGGAGCAAAGCCGCGCCCGTGCCGTCTACCTGTTTTTGCTGCGATTATTCTCGGCGTCTTTAACTTTATGATCTCCGGCTGCTCTGATACCGCAGGTAAAGATGTCGCCGTGAACAATATCAAACCCAACAGCGGCGGAGCTGGCCAGATTGCCGAGCCTATCCCGGAACCACCTGCGGCATCCAATACTGTAGGTCTTGAATTTCTCGGGCGATATCAACACGGGGCGGGGAAAAAGTCGGCGGCGGAAATCTGTGCCTTCGACACGGACTCAAAGCGACTCTTTGTCGTTGACGGAGAGCGGGTCGCCATCGATATTCTTGACATTAACAACCCGTCCGAACCGCAGTTGTTCAAGTCGGTTGATCTGGCTGAGTTTGGTTCCAAACCAAACTCGATCACGGCGAAAGGAGGTGTGATCGCCGCCGCCCTCTCATCCGATCCAAAACAGGAGCCGGGCCTGGTTGTCTTTCTCTCACCCGCAGGTGACGTGCTGAAGACCGTTCACGTCGGCCCCGAACCGGACATGATCACCATTTCGCCGGATGGGCACTGGCTGATTACTGCCAATGAAGGAGAGGCGACAAAAGATTATACGCGCAATCCAGAAGGCAGCGTCTCGCTCATCGATCTGACAGATGGTGTGGCAGCGGTAACCGATGCCTCCGTCGTTCACATTGATTTCACAGCTTACAATGACAAGTCTAAACTGCCGTCTGGCGTGCGCGTCTTCGGAAAGAATGCGACGCCTGCGCAGGATTTCGAACCGGAATACATCGCTGTTTCCCCTGATTCCAAAACCGCATGGGTGTCGCTGCAGGAAGCGAATGCGTTTGCGATCATCGATCTCGAAACAAGTAAGCTCGTCGAGCTCGTGCCACTGGGTTTTAAAGATCATTCGCTTCCCGAAAATGCCTTTGATGCCAGCAACAAAGACAAGAAGATTCAACTTCGCACCTGGCCGGTCAAAGGGATGTACCAGCCCGATGCCATCTATTCCTTTGAAGTCGATGGTACGGCGTACGTCATCACGGCTGATGAAGGGGACCACCGCGACTTCGACGGCTTCAGTGAGAAAGCTCGTGTCGGTGATCTGAAACTCGACCCGAAAAAGTTCCCCAACGCAAAGGAACTGCAATCTAACAAAGCACTCGGGCGGCTGATGGTGACATCCTCTAACGGGGATGCCGACGGTGATGGACTCTATGAGGAACTTTATAGTTTTGGCGGACGGTCATTCTCTGTCCGCAGTGCGGATGGTCAGCTGGTCTATAACAACGGTAACGAATTCGAACGCATCATCGCCAATCGTTTTCCCAAGTCGTTCAACGCCGATCATGAGTCAAACGACCTCGATGATCGCAGCGACAACAAAGGGCCGGAGCCAGAAGGACTGGTTGTGGGAATGCTCGAGGGTCGTCCCGTGGCTTTTATCGGAATGGAGCGACACAGCGGCATCATGATCTATGACCTCGCCAATCCGAAACAGCCGGTCTTCTGCGACTATGTCATCACGCGCGACTTCGACAAATCGACGAAGAAACCAGAGGCAGGCGACCTGGGGCCCGAAGGCCTGACATTCATACCTGCCGACGTGAGTCCGACGGGAAAACCGTTGCTCGCTGTCTCCTATGAAATCAGCGGTACGACCGCGTTGTTCGAAGTCGTCTGCCATACCACTACTGAAAAGCAGGGCCAATCACTGGAGTAG
- a CDS encoding DUF1559 family PulG-like putative transporter, which yields MQQNSLKHKRGFTLIELLVVIAIIAILIALLLPAVQQAREAARRSTCKNNLKQIGIALHNYHDTHGVLPPGALMFDNGSGSPDPDLGNWGWNTFLLPNMDQAPLYNQLTPNGANFPTSAAGSLIQTVIPSLICPSDASGGINTYVGFTNNEDGVGLGKSNYPGVSGSKGVDDDKWYDRSDTADERGIFNYNSSTRMRDITDGTSNTMASGERMWDGISIKDDDPGGSLRKGSIWAGRPYDGEKYATLLRTNDSDSFIPNGANQASASSRHVGGAQFLFCDGAVRFISENVNRETYKFLGNMSDGEVIGEY from the coding sequence ATGCAACAGAACAGTTTAAAACACAAACGAGGCTTTACGCTCATCGAATTGCTGGTCGTCATTGCGATCATTGCCATTCTGATTGCGTTGCTGTTACCCGCCGTCCAGCAGGCTCGTGAAGCGGCGCGCCGCTCCACTTGCAAGAACAATCTTAAACAGATTGGTATCGCACTGCACAACTACCACGACACTCACGGGGTCTTACCACCAGGTGCCCTGATGTTTGACAATGGCTCAGGCAGTCCCGATCCCGATCTGGGTAACTGGGGCTGGAACACCTTCCTCCTCCCCAATATGGATCAGGCGCCGCTGTACAATCAGTTGACCCCCAACGGAGCAAACTTTCCCACAAGCGCTGCCGGCAGTCTGATTCAGACGGTCATTCCCTCACTGATCTGCCCATCGGACGCCAGTGGAGGCATCAATACTTATGTCGGATTCACCAACAATGAAGATGGCGTCGGGCTCGGCAAGTCGAACTATCCCGGAGTCAGCGGTAGCAAAGGCGTTGATGATGACAAGTGGTACGACCGCAGTGATACCGCAGACGAACGAGGCATCTTCAATTATAACAGTAGCACGCGGATGCGCGACATCACCGACGGAACCAGCAACACGATGGCCTCGGGCGAACGGATGTGGGATGGAATTTCCATCAAAGACGATGATCCAGGCGGATCGCTCCGCAAAGGTTCCATCTGGGCCGGACGCCCCTACGATGGCGAAAAGTACGCGACGTTACTTCGTACCAACGACTCGGACTCCTTCATTCCCAATGGAGCAAACCAGGCCAGCGCCAGCAGCCGTCACGTGGGTGGGGCACAATTCCTGTTTTGTGATGGTGCCGTCCGTTTCATATCGGAAAACGTCAACCGCGAGACCTATAAGTTCCTGGGCAACATGTCCGATGGCGAGGTCATTGGCGAATACTGA
- a CDS encoding TROVE domain-containing protein produces MANKTLFSSSNSHQPRANVRNEAGGRAYKYEPKHALAQLAATGTFNGVFYANAQAQLDELRTLINQVDDNRFLAQLAVYARERACMKDMPAALLVTLSTRDTELLHHVFDRVVDNGRVLRTMFQMIRSGQFGRTGLSSSLQRAFQRWLNEASVGKLLSASIGNDPSLRDVLRLARPTPVDNARRALFGWLTDKELAKWAPATEADLPAQVQTLIAYRGAETEREQAAIVEGLSVRWDLLADAAKGPLVWRAIARQMGPQALRMNLNTLLRHDVFKDDALIDEVANRLVDKEAIRRSRQFPYQFLAAYLNASDQIPHKITKALHEAAEIACGNVPELSGPVVIGLDTSGSMASSVTGWQHRSSYSKMRCVDVAALFAAAILRRNPDSVVIPFDTRAYNVRIDPADSILSLSERLAKYGGGGTDCSIPLREANVRLGQRAFAGCVLVSDNQSWVGTGRRGATAVMTAWQMFAQNQRRLGVTDPKLVCIDIQPYGSSQAPERDDILNIGGFSDAVFNVVTSFLSNSASRFVAEVESIEV; encoded by the coding sequence ATGGCCAACAAAACTCTATTTTCCAGTAGCAACAGTCACCAGCCACGTGCGAATGTGCGTAACGAAGCCGGAGGTCGGGCTTACAAGTATGAGCCGAAGCATGCGCTGGCACAGCTGGCGGCAACCGGTACATTTAACGGCGTGTTCTACGCGAATGCCCAGGCACAGCTGGACGAACTGCGTACGTTGATCAACCAGGTCGATGATAATCGGTTCCTGGCGCAACTGGCCGTGTATGCGCGGGAGCGGGCCTGCATGAAGGACATGCCGGCGGCGCTGCTGGTGACGCTGTCAACGCGGGATACCGAACTGCTGCATCACGTGTTTGATCGCGTGGTCGACAATGGCCGCGTGCTGCGCACGATGTTCCAGATGATCCGCTCGGGCCAGTTTGGTCGTACGGGCCTGTCATCAAGTCTACAGCGCGCGTTTCAGCGCTGGTTGAATGAGGCTTCCGTGGGTAAACTGCTGTCGGCTTCGATCGGTAACGATCCGAGCCTGCGCGATGTCCTGCGGCTGGCACGTCCGACACCTGTTGACAACGCACGGCGTGCGCTGTTCGGCTGGCTGACCGATAAGGAACTGGCGAAGTGGGCTCCTGCCACGGAGGCGGACTTGCCCGCACAGGTGCAGACACTGATCGCCTATCGCGGTGCAGAGACCGAGCGCGAGCAGGCTGCGATCGTAGAGGGTCTGTCCGTGCGTTGGGATCTGTTGGCTGATGCGGCGAAAGGTCCTCTGGTGTGGCGTGCAATCGCTCGTCAGATGGGTCCACAGGCGCTGCGGATGAACCTCAACACGCTGCTGCGTCATGACGTGTTCAAGGATGATGCGCTGATTGACGAGGTGGCGAACCGCCTGGTTGACAAGGAGGCGATCCGACGTTCGCGGCAGTTTCCGTACCAGTTTCTGGCAGCGTATCTGAACGCGTCCGATCAGATTCCACACAAGATCACGAAGGCGCTGCATGAGGCTGCTGAGATCGCCTGTGGAAACGTGCCTGAGTTGTCAGGTCCGGTGGTGATCGGACTGGATACGTCCGGTTCGATGGCGAGTTCGGTGACGGGCTGGCAGCATCGCAGTTCGTACAGCAAGATGCGCTGTGTGGACGTGGCGGCGCTGTTTGCGGCGGCGATTCTGCGTCGTAATCCGGACAGCGTGGTGATTCCGTTCGATACGCGTGCGTACAACGTGCGGATCGATCCAGCCGACTCGATTCTGAGTCTGTCGGAGCGACTGGCGAAGTATGGCGGCGGTGGAACCGACTGTTCGATTCCACTTCGCGAAGCCAATGTACGACTGGGTCAGCGCGCGTTTGCCGGCTGTGTGCTGGTGAGTGACAACCAGAGCTGGGTTGGTACAGGCCGACGTGGTGCGACGGCTGTGATGACTGCGTGGCAGATGTTCGCGCAGAATCAGCGGCGACTGGGCGTGACGGATCCCAAGCTGGTGTGTATCGACATCCAGCCTTACGGTTCGTCGCAGGCTCCGGAGCGTGACGACATTCTGAACATCGGCGGCTTCAGTGACGCGGTGTTCAACGTGGTGACATCCTTCCTGAGCAACAGTGCCAGCCGCTTCGTTGCGGAAGTCGAGTCGATCGAAGTCTGA
- a CDS encoding SGNH/GDSL hydrolase family protein: MTRLTQSFTLLSAFLMMLCLTSMSTAQDQNGSKQSIKKNADLPHVLIIGDSISIGYTKPTIELLKDVANVERVKTNCGDTKRGRQHLERWLGKTNWDVIHFNWGLHDLCYRHPDSKTQGHRDKVNGTISVPLDQYEKNLEALVEQLEKTGATLIWATTTPVPESEAGRVVGDDLKYNQVAEKIMKKHDIKINDLHKLATGFEASLWAGPGNVHFKPAGSDKLAQQVAQEIKATLKKNKPAGN; the protein is encoded by the coding sequence ATGACGCGACTGACTCAATCTTTCACTCTTCTTTCAGCGTTCCTCATGATGTTGTGCCTGACCTCAATGAGTACGGCACAAGACCAGAACGGTTCGAAACAAAGCATAAAAAAGAACGCTGATCTACCGCACGTTCTGATTATCGGCGACTCCATTTCGATCGGCTATACCAAACCGACCATCGAACTGCTCAAAGACGTGGCGAACGTGGAGCGCGTGAAAACGAATTGCGGCGATACAAAACGGGGGCGGCAGCATCTTGAGCGCTGGCTGGGCAAGACCAATTGGGACGTGATTCATTTCAACTGGGGTTTGCACGATCTCTGCTATCGGCACCCCGACTCAAAAACCCAGGGACACCGCGACAAAGTCAACGGCACCATCTCCGTTCCTCTCGACCAGTACGAGAAAAATCTGGAAGCACTGGTGGAGCAACTGGAAAAAACGGGAGCCACACTGATCTGGGCGACCACCACCCCGGTGCCTGAAAGCGAAGCAGGCCGCGTTGTCGGTGACGATTTGAAGTACAACCAGGTCGCAGAAAAGATCATGAAAAAGCACGACATCAAAATCAACGACCTGCACAAACTTGCGACAGGCTTTGAAGCCTCCCTCTGGGCGGGCCCGGGAAACGTTCACTTCAAACCCGCCGGCTCCGACAAACTCGCGCAGCAGGTCGCGCAGGAGATTAAAGCCACATTAAAAAAAAACAAACCAGCTGGTAACTGA